The Gemmatimonas phototrophica region CGCCTTGTCCATGGCGGCGCGGGCTTCCGCCGCGTCCGCCGCATTGGCCTTGGTACGCTCATCCACCACCGCGATGCGGTTCGACACCTGATCGATGGCGCCCGCCTGGTCGGCCGCGCCGCTCGCCAACTCCTGGCTGCCGTCACCGATCTCCCGTGCCGCCGAATTCACCTGGCTGATGGCCGTGGTGAGCGACGCAAACACTTCGGCAATATTCTCGAGCGCGGTGTTGAGGGACTCCTTGATGGCGGCATGTTCGCCCACGTAGTTGCCCTTCACGCGCGCCGACAGATCCTTGGCCGCCACCAATGCCAATACATCCTTGGCCTCGGTAATGGGCTCAATGACCGCATCCAGCGTGGCGTTCGTGCCGGTGATGAGTTCGGCGTACGCGCCGCGGAACTGCTCCGGGTTGCCACGCTTGGAGAGATCACCATGCTTGGCCGCTTCAATGACCGTGGCAATCTCGCCCGTCACGCCCCGCAGCGTCTCCGTGGCGCCGTTGATGCTGCGCGACAAGACATCGTGTTCGCTGCGCACTTCCACCTGCGCCGTCAGATCGCCACTGGCCAGACGATCGGCCGCATGGGCCACGCCGCCGATGTAGCCAATCATGCCGCGGAATGCTTCCGCCAATTCGCCAATTTCGTCCTTTGACGAAATGTCCACCTGCACGTCAATTTTGCCGCGCGCCAGGTCACGGCCCGTATCCGACAATTGGCGCATCGCTCCAATGACACTGCCCAGCGTGCCCCACGCCAACACACCCAGCACCGCCAGGGCAACCACCAGCACTCCGGTGGTGACCAGCAGGGTCGTGCTCTGCAAGCGGTCCGCCCCCACGAATGCCGACGCAATGGCCTTTTCGCGATCGGCAATCTGATCGGTCAGCGACTTGGACAGCGTGGCATACTTCTCCTTCACGCCAGTCATACCGCCCATGAGATCTTCCATGGAGCCGGTGATCATGCCGACGCTGGTGCTCTTCGCCTGCTCCGTGTACGCCACGAAAGCGGCAACCGTGGCTTGCGCCGCAGCGCTATCGACGGTCGCGTTCTTCCCCAGTGAATCACCCTTGGCGGCAAACGCCGCGATGACCGAATCCGCCTGGGAGATGGCCGCCGTATCACTGGCGCCAACCGCGTCGCGCAGCGCGCGCTGGTAGCTCTCCAGCAGCGCAAACTGTGCCCGGGAAAGGTCCAACGCCGGCGAGTGGCCGTTTCGGATGGCGGTGAGTTCCGCCTGTGCACGCCGACCGAGGACTGTGGAAATGCCAAGGGTGGCCAGAAATCCCACCGCCGCAACGACGGGGAGCGCGAGGATTTTGGCCCGAAGCGACAGAGTACGAAACATAGGTATCCGCAGGTGACTACAAAGAGGAACGGGGCAGGGTGCCAAGTCGCACCCTGAGCTGTCACCTTTGGTATCGGGCGTCGGGAATTGTTCTTTAGTGAACGCCACGAAATCGTCACACCGCCGGCACAACCGTCACGGTCTGCGCGGATTTTCCAGCTGGGGTATTTCAGGAAATGAAAAACGACGGCGCCGGGAGCATGCTCCCGGCGCCGTCGTCTTTTTTTGGTCGTGCAATTACAGGCCGTCGAGCAGCGAATCGTTATTCGACGTGGCGGCAATGCGCTTGATGAGCCACTCCATGCCTGCCTGCGGTGGCAGCTGGTGCAAGCCACGGCGCAGCAGATGCACTTTCTCCAACTGATCGGGACGATACAGCTTCTCCTCGCGACGCGTGCCACTGGTGGCAATGTCGAAGGCCGGGAAGATGCGGCGGTCGGCCAGTGAGCGATCAAGCTTGATCTCACAGTTGCCGGTGCCCTTGAACTCCTCGAAGATCACGTCGTCCATGCGCGAGCCGGTTTCAACCAGCGCGGTGGCGATGATCGTGAGCGAGCCGCCGCCGTGTTGCGGTGCAATCATGCGCGCCGAGCCGAAGAACGCCTTGGGCTTCTGCATGGCAGTGGCATCAAGGCCACCGGACATGGTACGACCGGTTCCTCGATCGACCGTGTTGTGCGCGCGGGCGAGGCGGGTGATCGAGTCGAGCACGATGACCACATCCTTCCCTTGCTCGACCAGACGCCGAGCGCGTTCCAGCGTCATCTCCGCCACTTCCACATGGCGCTTGGGCGGCATATCGAAGCTGGAGGCCACGACTTCGCCGTACCCCCACGTGATCATCTCACTCACTTCTTCCGGCCGTTCGTCCACCAGCAGTACGAGCAGCGCGGCTTCCGGATGATTGATGCTCACGCCTTCGACAATGGCCTGCAGCAGCGTGGTCTTGCCGGCCCGGGCCGGTGCCACGATGAGCGCGCGTTGGCCGTAGCCAATGGGCGCAATGAGATCGATGGCCCGCCGCGTGAGCTCAGGGCCGGTCTTGGCCGGACGTCCGGTCTCCAACGTGAGCTTCCGGTCAGGATAACTCGCCGTGAGGGTGTTGAAGTCGGGGCGCTTTTCCAGCACAACGGGTGATCCGTCGTTGAGCTGCTGCACCTCGACCACCACAAAGCGGCCGCGATGATCCCGGCCGTACGTGACATCGAGCTTGTCGCCACGACGCAGCTGGTGCAGCCGCACCAACGCGGGGGGAACGAACGGGTCGGTGGGTTCCGGGAGGTAGCTGTTTTCCGGACGACGCAAAAACCCTCCGTCGCGCGACGCATCAAACCACCCCGCCATCGTGCCTTCCACGGCCACCGGCGTTTGCGGCGCCCGATCAAAGCCGACATCCTGGGCGGCGCCACCTGCGGCGCCCGGGGCCCCGCCACCGCCGCCTCGACGGAAGCGGTTCCGGCCACGGCGACCATTGCGACGGTCGTTGTCGAAGCCCCCCTGACGCTCGGGGCGCTCCGGACGATCTCCGCCAAATTCTGCCGCGGGACGCTCCGGACGTTCAACGCGCTCCGGACGCTCCGGCCGTTCCGGGCGATCGGGACGGTCCACGCCCGGCGGACCACCCGGACGCTCGCCACGATCACGATTCCGGTGACGACCACGACGACGTCCGCCACGCTCACGACGATTGTCAAACGGGCGATCCGGACGATCGGGGCGCTCCGGGCGATCGGGGCGCTCCGTACGGTCCGGGCGCTGTTGTTCGGTGCGTTCCGGCCCATCGGTACGGTCGAAGGCCCGATCGTACCGGTTCTGCGGCTCCTGCCGTTCGCTGCGCTCGGCGGGATCGTACACCGGTGGCACATAGCGCTCAGCCCGGAATTCCGGGGCGGCCGGCGGCCGGGGCTCGTTGCGCGGCTCCGGTGTGGTCTCGGGGCGCGGCTCCGTACGGGTCTCGCTCCGTGGCTCAGCGGCGTCGCTGCCGGCCACTCGCCGAGGGGTGCCACGCGCGGGGCGGCGTTCGCGAACCTCGGCGCGGGGCGCGTCCGGGGCAGGGGTGGGGGCGGGGGAAGGGGCGGCGGCGGCAGGCGGTGCCGCGTCGATAGCGTCGCCCTTCGGCTTTCGCGGAGCGCGCGGCCGACGGGGCTTGGCGCCCTCGTCGACGGCTTCGGCCTTGGCGGCCGGCGCGGGTTTTTCGATCTTTGCGCGCTTCACCGGCGCGTCAAGATACGGATTGTCGTCCCCAGCGATCTCGGGGTTCGGCTGCGTACGCGGCCGGCGGGCTGGACGTTTCGGTTCGGTCATTCGACTACTGCGAGTGGTACTGGGCGCTCATGTCCGATCGGACCGAGCACGGCTCTCGCCTACGCTGCAAATCGCAGCGCAGGGCGAAGCCTGAGGGACGGACCCGCGAACGGGTCGCGAAGCGCGGAAGCGCAGAGTGATGCGGGCTGCTGGGGGACGGAATTGTGCCGTCACACTGCCGGATACACGCAGGCGGGCATCCGGTACCGCTGAGGGGAACGCGCGGAGGTCATGCCTCCGGTCTCTCGAAAGGGCCGATGTTCGGCTCAACCGCAGCGCGTCATTGCAAGGCGCCGCAGCACAGAACGTCCTCCGAGTTCCTGTGAGTATTACGAGGCAAGGCCAATCGCGCAACCCTTTGGGGGGAGTTGGAGTTCATGGAATGACGGGAATGTTACGGTTTCCCCTGCATATTCCCGGCCGCCCCATTCCGGCCCCTTCTAGTTTTCCCCCATGATTGCACCCCTCTCTGACTTGCCGGCGGCCCTCGCTGACGCCGTCGCCGCCTACGAAGCCTCCGGCAACATCGGTGGCCTCATGGAGCGCCTCCATCATATCCGTGATGGCGCCACCCCCGATGCCCTCGTGGCCGCCACCGAGCCGTGGCTGCATATGCCCGAGGTGGCTGGCCCTCTTTATGAACGCATCGTTGACCATCAGCCCAACAATGCCCGGGCCCTGGTCATTCTGGCCAACGCCTATTGGCTCTCCGGTCGCGGCCCCGAAGTCGTGGGGGAACTCGCCTCCCGCGCCCTCTCCGCCGACCCTGATAACCGCGGCGCCTGGCACATGTGGGCCCTTACGGAAGGCAATCAGCGCGATCGGACCATCCGCTGGCTGCAGGTCACGCAGCGCTTCCCCGACGACATGCTCGCCAAGGCCGCGCTCGCCGATAACGCCGCGTCACTCGCCGCCGCCGAACATGACCGCGAAGCACTCGACCTGGCCATTGGCGCCTACGAAGAGCTCTGGAACAACTCCCCCACCGAGCAGCAGCGCGCCGCCCTCGAGACGGCGCTCAACACACTCCGCAACTACCAGTTCTGAGTCCCTGATGTCCGATACCACTGCCGGCGGCCCCCCGCACGACCACTCCACTGGTCCCGAAAGCGCCGCCCTCGCGGAGTTCCGTCAGTTTCGCGAGCGCATGAACACCCGCATCCTCGGCGAAAACAATCTCGTCATCAATCGCTTCTTCAATCTCGACGGCCGCGCCTACGAAGGCGGCGCGCTGTCCGTCAAGACGAAAGAGTTGCTCGGGCTGGTGGCGTCACTCGTCTTGCGCTGCGATGACTGCATCACCTACCACATCGTGCGCTGCGCCGAAGAAGGTGTGAGCCGCGACGAAATCTTCGAGACGCTCAGCATCGGCCTCATCGTGGGCGGCAGCATCGTCATTCCGCATCTCCGCCGCGCCGTCGACCGGTGGGATGATTGCGAGCGGATGCGACAGGCGCAGGCGTAAGCGAACGGACTGCTGAACAGCCGTCGGAAGCAGGGAGAAGACATCCGACGCAAGGCAAATGGGGGCAGCTACGGCTTCGCCACCGTCTTCGGATTCCCATCCGACACGAACCGCGCCCACTTTCCGCTGGCCTTGTCCATTTCGTTCAGCGTCGTCGTCAGCTTCGTGCCGCCCTGCAGCGGCACGCGCGGCAACGCCTTCGGATTGAACTGCGGATCGAACGGGCTGCGGGCCGGTCCACCGGCCACTTCAAACACGGCCTCGTGGCTGTACACCACGGACCGCTTCCCTTTCTTGTCGTACCACGAGCCGCGCAGCGTGAGCGCCCGGTTCTTGGGCCACAAGCCGTACGGCAGCGCCATGCCGCGCACCTTGTAGCCGGGTACGGCACTGTCAATCGCCATCGCGCCCCGCGCAAACTGCTCCTGCACCACGGCGTCGGGATACTTGCTGAGCTTCGCATGCCACAGCGTGTGATTGCACAGCTCGAAGCCCTGCTTCACCAGAAACTGGACCTTGGGGAAGCGCCATTCCGTCTTTTGCCCCTGAATACCCTTGTCGCCAAAAAAGGCGTGCCCCGCCTCGGCGGCGGGGAGCATGCAGAACAATCCCTTGGCCTTCCAGTCGGGGTGGGTCTTGAGGAAGTCCATCAGAATGCCCACCGCACTCGTGGGGTCCACCACCAGCTGCCCGTTGCGCTCGAGATAGCGAAACTGACTGGGCGAGGCATCGTCGAACGTGAACAGCACCGGGGTCTTGCCGGCCGGCACATCGAACGTCTTGTCGAGAATCTCCGACAGATTCACCGGGACGTAGCCGCGGGCATGCAGTTCGGCGAGCTCGGCCCGGAAACGCTCGCGCGACACCTTGTACGAACCGTCCGCTTCCCCGACTTGATGCCACTCCACAATGGGGAAACGGCCGAGCTCGTTTGGGGTGCGTGGTCCAGTGGGGGACGAGGCCGTCCCGGCCGACACTCCCGACAGGGCGTTGGGGGGCACCTTGGACGGTGAGGCGGGGGGCTGCTTGGCACTTTCCCCCCGCTCGACTCGTACGAATGGGAGCGCTGCCGCCGGCCAGGCAAGAACGGACGACAGCGCGACAACCGCGGCCACCCTCCGCGGTGTCTTGGATGGCAGGGCCCGAAGGGTGAAACGGAACACGATGTTGGTCTGGCTGGCCATGAGGCAGTGGCGGCGATCGACGGCGGAGAACGACAAGCGATGAGTGATCAACCTAACGAGTCCAGGGAGCCACTTGCGGCTTCCGTGAGTGCGCCCGCACCATCGGCGCGCCCACGGTGGCGCTTGCGTGCGCCCCGGCTTGGCAAGGTGTTGCTGTACGGTGTGGCGGCTGCCATTGCCGGCGCCCTGATCACGACGTCGTGGTGGTGGAGTTGCGGATGGCAATCGTGCCCCACGCCGCAGCAATTGCAGGCCTGGCGCCCCACCGAAGGTGGTACGCTGCTGGCCCGCGATAGTGCCTTTGTCAGTGCCCTCTCACCGGTACGTCGGGTCAACGTGCCGCTATCGCGCGTGCCGCGGCATGTCACCGCGGCCTTCATTGCCGTGGAAGATCGTCGCTTTCACGAGCATCACGGTGTGGATTGGTATGGCGTCGCCCGTGCCATGGTCAGCAACGTACGGGCCGGTGGCGTACGCGAAGGCGCGAGCACTATCACCATGCAGCTCGCCCGCAACGTCTTTCTCGGCAACCGCGCCGCCGAACGCAGCTTCGGCCGCAAGTTTCTCGAATGGCGATACGCCGGCTTGCTCGAAGCCGCACTCAGCAAAGACGATATTCTCGAGCGCTACCTCAACGCCATTTATCTTGGCAACGGCGTGTATGGCGTTGAAGCGGCCAGCCGTGATCTGTTTGGCAAAAGCATCGCCGAGGTCACGCTAAGCGAAGCGGCCATGCTGGCAGGGCTGCCCAAGGCCCCGTCAAGCTATTCCCCGCGCAACAGTCGCAAGCGGGCGCTTGCGCGCCGGGCGATCGTGTTTGGTGTGCTCGAGCGTGAACGAATAGCCGATGCCGGCACCATTGAGGCGGCACGGCGCGCTCCGTTCAAGATTGCCAAACGCGAATTCGTTCCTACCCGTCCAGTCGATTCCTGGGCGGTGGAAGCGGTACGCGTGGTGCTCGATTCCCTGCGCACGGCTGGCGTGATTCCGCGCGCTCTCAACGACGCCCAGCTGCGCGTCTGGACCACCATCGATCGCCGGGCCCAATTGAGCGCCGAACGCGCCATCGCCGCTGGCGCAGCCGCCATCGATGACGAACGCCGCTGGGGTGGTTTTGACGTCCGCGGTGAAAATCGCACACAGGGCGCTCTGGTCGCTCTCGATCCCATGAATGGCGCCGTACGCGCCATTGTGGGTGGGCGTCGCGTCGAGCGCAAAGGCTTCAATCGTGCACTCCGCGCTCAGCGGCAACCGGGCTCCACCTTCAAACCGTTCGTCTACGCCGCGGCGCTGCAGCAGGGCTTTACTCCCGCCACCATGGTGGAGGACCAGCCGGTGGAAATTGACACGGGCAACGATGTCTGGCGCCCGTCCAACTACGGCGACAGCTACTCCGGTCGCATCACGCTGCGTGATGCGCTCAACCGCTCGGCCAACGCGGCAACTGTGCGCGTGAGTCGTGATGTGGGGGTCGCGAAAATTGCGGCACTCGCGCGGGCGCAGGGCATTACCAGTGACTTGCCGATCGTGCCGGCCTTGGCGCTCGGTGCCGCGTCAGTGACCCCCATGGAGATCACAACGGCCTACGCGGCCTTCGCCAACGGCGGCGCACGCGTGGTGCCCTATCTCATCGACAAAGTTGAAGATCCGTTCGGGCGGGTGCTGTGGCAGGCCCCTCCGCGTCGCAACCGAACCGTGCTCGCCGCCACCGACGCGTTTCTCGTCACCTCATTGCTGCAGAGTGTGGTGGATCGTGGTACCGGACGTCCGGTACGCGACGCAGGCGTTCGCGGACCAGTGGCCGGGAAAACCGGGACGACCAACGACGGCGCTGATGTCTGGTTTGTGGGCTATACCCCCTCGCTGGTCGCGAGTGTCTGGCTGGGCGCCGATCGCCCGCAGCCACTGGGCTGGAACGCCAGCGGCGGCCGACTGGCGGCACCGGTGTGGGCGCGTTTTCTGCGCGATGGGTGGCGCAGTCCGGAGGAAGATATTGCCTGGACGGCTCCCGCCGGCATTGAGACCAAGCAGATCGATGTCGGCACCGGCAAGCTGGCGAGCGACTGGTGTGGTCCCTCGCGTCGCGAGTTCTTCAAGACCGGCACCATGCCCACCACGTCGTGCGAAAACGAAGTGACGTGGGCCATGCGTGACGCGGAACCGCCGGATTGGCACGAAGACACCGACGGTACCGGTACTGTGGATCCGGAAATGCTGGGGAACGCGGTTGAGGCAGTGCTGGAAGCCACACAGGCCAACGAACAGCTGCGCGCCGTCTCAGGGCGCGTGATGCGCGAAATCCGTCGCGCCGCCGAACGCGAACGTCAAAGCATCGAACGCGATCGTCGCAACGCCGAGCGGCAGCAACGCAATCTTCCGCGTGCTCCCGCTCCGCCTGCGGCTCCAGTGCCTCCGCGCAACTAACCCAGCACGCCGAGCCAGTCTTTCGCGCTCCCCGTGTAACCGGGGAACATCGTCGAGGTATCGGTTGCGCCGAGATGTTTGTTGGCGATCTCGGAGAACACCGCACGGAAGTCGGTCGTGAGCGCCAGGTCGCGCCCTTCGTACAACTGCTCGGGGGCGAGCCCGGGCCACCGGCCGTGCACCTTGCGCGCGCTCCCCAGCGCACCGCCCAGCACGAACATCGCGCCTGCGTGGCCATGATCGGTGCCCCCGGTGCCGTTCTGTCGCACCGTGCGCCCAAACTCCGAGCAGGTGAGAATCACCACGTCGCCCATGCGATCGCCAAGATCGGTGACCAGCGCGGCAATGGCGTCGCTGAAATCGCGGAGCCGGTTGGCCAGTTGCCCCTGCGCGCCCCCCTGATTCACGTGCGTATCCCAGCCGCCCACGTCGGCAAACGCCACTTCCAGCCCCACGCCCGCCTTGATGAGCTGCGCAATCTGGAGCAGGCGCTGACCGAACGGTGACCGCGGGTACGCCGCGCCCGCGGCTGGCTTGTATTGCAGCGGGTTGGCCGCGCGCAGCACTTTCAGCGCTTCAAACATGTCGCTGCCGCTGCCGTGAATGAGATCGGCGTTGCCCGTGCGGTACAATGCTTCCAGGCGCTTCTCCGCGTCGCCGCCATTCGTGCGAATGGAGAACTCCTCAATGGCGTTCATCGCCACCACGGGAGAACTCCCCTCCAGAATGCGCGGTGTTTGCGCTGACATGGCGACCGCGCGAAAGGGACTGGTGGCAGCGCCGGGTGCACACGATTCGCAGGTGCCCTTGACGGCGAGATAACGATTGAGCCAGCCATCGGTGGTGCCTTTGCGGTCGGGCGTGCCGGTCTCCATGTAGTCCTGCGCATCGAAGTGCGAGCGTGTGGCACTGGGACTCCCCACCGCATGCACCGGGGCCAGCAGCCCGCGGTCCCAGAGGGGTTTGAGGCTGGCCATGGCCGGATGCAGGCCAAAGTACCCGTCCAGATCAATGGCGCCGCCGGTGCCGTTGCCACGCGCTGGCGAGGGAATGGCGAGCTGCGGACGTGCGGCGTAATAGCCGCGGTCACCGAATGGCACGAGCACGTTGAGCGCGTCGGCTGCTCCGCGTTGAAACAGCACAATGAGCGTCTTGCCGCGGGCGGCGCGCGGCAAATCCATGGCCAGTGCGGTGCGACGCAAAAAGCTGGGCGAGAGCCCAAGGGTGAGCAGTGATAACGCACCGCCCTTCAGAAATACGCGACGATCCATGAGTCAGGTCTCCGTAGCGGTGGTCAGCGACGCTGAAATTCGGGAGCGCCCAGGGCAAGCCCCACAATGAGCGCCAGCCCGGTGGGGGCCACCGTGGCTCGACGGGCCGCCGGTGTCATTCTCGGCTCGTCATCGTCCGGGTCGGTGAGCAACGTGTCAGTGCCAGCACCGCGGGCCGCAAGAAACGGATTGGTGCCGGTCATCAGCACCTGGCGTGTATCGCTGGAGACGGCGCCACCCAACAGATCACGAATCACGCCTTCGACCTGCGCCTCGCGATTGAGTGACGCCAGCGTGCGATACGACGGCCACTGCGCCAGTCGCACACCGGCCATCCGCCCACTGGCTACCGTAAGCCCGAAGTTGATGCGGTTGAGAATGGCGCCGGTGTTCATCCAGGCGCTCCCCACTTCGGGATAGCCGTTGGGTGCCTGGTGGCCAAAAATGGGTTGCCCAAGCCGGCTCACCACCTGCGCGGTGCGCGGCGTCCCGTCGGCAGGGGCCTGTAAGGCGCGCAACGTACTGGCCACCAGCTCAAACGGGCTTTTCACCTTGGCGCGATAGGCCGCTGTGCTGAAGAACTCCGGGCTCGTAACGATGGTGCGCACCGTTTCGCGAATATCCCCGTCGGTGCGACGGAACGTCGCGGCCGCGCGCGCCACCAACGCCGGCGGTGGGGTATCGCTCACCAGCCGTCGCGCCAGCTTTGAGGCAATGAACGTGGCCGTCTGCGGGCGCGATGCGAGCAGGTCGAGCACGGCCTCGCCTTCTTCCACCCCACGCCCCGCCGGGAAACTCTTCCCCAGAATGGTCTTGGCCCCAGCGTCGTGCACCTGACCACGAAAGACAAACCCGCCACCCTGCGCACCACGCTCCAGTGTCCAGCCGGTCAGCGCCTGCGCCACGGCAATCACATCCTGCTGCGTGTAGCCGCCGTCCACGCCCAGCGTGTGCAGCTCCATGAGTTCACGGGCGTAATTCTCGTTCAAGCCGCGGCGGCGCTGCGCCAGTTGCTGTAGAGCCGGATTCTGCGCCATACGATCCATGACCCGCTGCCGCGCCACGTCGGCGCGACGTTGTGCGGCCCGGCTACCAGCTCGGGCGTTGGCCCGCACCGGCTGCAAGGTGGGACGTCCGCTGTCGGCCACACTCTGCCAATTATCGAGGTAGTAGAGCATGGCCGGGCTCTTGGCCACCGCCCCCAGCAGCGCCCGGAAATTGCCCAGGGCATGCTGCCGTATGGTGCGGTCATAGTCCGTCAGGAAATAGCGGGTCCGATCCTTTCCGGCGAACACGTTGAAGTGATTCTCCCAGAAATCCACCAACACCTCTTCCAGCTGGCGCTCGCTGACCACAGCACGCGCCACCCGACTGGAGGCGAGCTCGCCCAGAAACTGCGTCGATCGGCGCGCCTGCTGGCGCAGCCGCGCCGAGTCTTCGGCTGAGACAACCCCGTTGCCGCGACGCGCCAGTGCGGCGAGCGCGACGTTGGCGGGTGGGTATTCTGCCAACAACTGTTCCGCCGTCATGGACACCGTCTGATAGCGGCCCATCAGCGCCGTCGTGACGCTGTCCGGCAAACGCTCCGGATGCAGTTGCTGCTCAATCCACGCATCTACCCCAAACCGGCGCACCGCCTCCACATCCCCCGGGCGCGGCCCGAACGCGAGGCGGTGCAGCACGTGCTGGACCTGTTGATCCGCCGTCTGTTCGCGGGGCAGACGCGCCTCGGCTGACAGCCGTTCCGGTGCGGCCCCTTCGAGCACCTGACCGGTCGCACTGGTGCCCCCGGCGGGTGAGGCGCAGCCACTCAGGAGCCACGCGGCACTGCACACCGGCCACACGAGACGGTGCCAACCACGCGTCACGAGAAGGGACGAACGGCGACCAACGGCATTCTGTACGGTCTGGCGCGATTTGGCGAAGCACAACGGCATGCGAACACTCCAGTGAAGTCCCCCGTTTGGACGCTGTGGGGACGATCCCGTTAAGCGGCGGTGATCGATGACCCCTGTGAAGTCATCCGAACCCTGTGCCTTCAGCGTATATCTTACCGCATGCATTCTTCTGCCCCGTCGGGACGATTCGAGCGATTGCTCGATGCCGCCTTTGCCACTGGTACCCTTGCCGCGATCGCCACCGGTGGGACGTTGCTGGGGTTGGGATGGCGTGAGGGGGAGGCGGGGCGGGTGTTCCGGCTGGCCGGGCGTGGACTCCTTGAGCGATTCGGGGTGGTCTCGGCCGCGGCCCCGCTCACCTCGGTGGCGCTCGGGTACCTGCATCATCTGCTGATCGCCTCCCTCTGGGGATTTCTGCTTTCCCTGCTTCTGCTGCCGCTCCGCGGAGCCCTTCGCTTCGTGGCCGCCGGCGTTGCGGCCGTGGGATATGTCGTGCTCGCCGCACTGTTTCTCCCGCCTGCCCTCCGCATTGGCTATGCAGTGACGTCGGACATACCCAGTGGGGTTCCTATAGGGGCGGCGTTGGCGTTGGCGTTGCTGGGAGGCGTCTGGTTGGAGGCCGCCCAGCAGGAGCCCTGACGACTATCCGGTCCGTTCCAATTGTGACTCGGTCGCAACACCCGGAGCACTCCGGAAGGCCGTTGGCACCAGTTATGCTCAGGAGTCGTTGCTCAATAGCAGGTGGAACGTCCTTCTCACGTGGACGGCGCACGTGACGAGGCGGAGCCCCACCGGTCCTTGCAGGACATTTTTTCAGGAGGTAGACATGGACGTCCTCGTACGACTCGAGGAGCGTCCGAGCGATTCGCCGGTACTTGCGCACGTGAACTCCATTCCCGTGCTTCCGTTCGGAACTCGCTCGCGGCGTGAAGTGGTAACGCTGTACGGACAGGCCGATGCCCAGTCACTCGCACTGGCACTGGCTGCCACGTTCGAGAGTGAGCGCATGGAAGCCTCGGCGTCAGGGGTTGTGCGTCACCTTGGTGTCTGGCCGGACCGCGGGGCAGTGGGTGATTCAGCGTGGCGCGATGGTGCCACTGGTCGCCTCGTCACACAGGATCTCGACATCCCGTTGCTGACGCTTGAAGCACGGGCCTCTGAACTGCTCGGAGCCTGTGGGACCACCATTCGGCGCGTGGCCGCAGGACTCGCCATGTCCGACTGGCCGGAAGGAACCGAACGGGCGTTGACCTTCTCGCTCGCAAGTGGTGTCAGTGGCGGCGGCGCGCTGGACGATGAGGCCGGCACCGAGAATTGGCTCGACTCGCTCCGACAGGCGGATGCGTACTCGTACGATGAAACGGAGGCAGACTGATCGGCCTTGTCTTGTCTGAACTTTCGCAGGAAAAAGCGGGCGAATCACTCCGGTGATGCGCCCGCTTTGTATTTGCGGTCAGATAGAACTGAAGACTGAAAACTCCCACTGCCAACGGAAAACTCCAACTCACAACTGAAAACTCCCCTCACGACGCAAGCGCCAGGCGGCGAGCAGGAGTTATAAGTTCTCAGTTGGAGTTCGCAGTTCTCAGTTGGAGTCTTCAGTTCTCAGTTCTTGAAGCTCAAATCCTGAATTTCAAATCTCACTGCTCATCTCTCCGCCAAATCCAGTCAGGCTTCCCCCGACCGTTCGTCCGGCCCAGCATGCTTGCTCCCCTCCGGTCCGGGGCGCACCGTCCAAGTGGTCAGTTCACCACCCCGGACCGGCCCACGGCATTCCCTGCGAATCGCCGCGACCGTCGGGATCACTTGCGGACCGTCTCCCTGTTCGTGCGGTTCGCTCACCACGCCGAGTGGCGTCCCCCGCCACCGGCCGTCAGGAGGGACGATGCGCGACTACGACAGCGCCGGCATCAGAAA contains the following coding sequences:
- a CDS encoding penicillin-binding protein 1A — encoded protein: MSAPAPSARPRWRLRAPRLGKVLLYGVAAAIAGALITTSWWWSCGWQSCPTPQQLQAWRPTEGGTLLARDSAFVSALSPVRRVNVPLSRVPRHVTAAFIAVEDRRFHEHHGVDWYGVARAMVSNVRAGGVREGASTITMQLARNVFLGNRAAERSFGRKFLEWRYAGLLEAALSKDDILERYLNAIYLGNGVYGVEAASRDLFGKSIAEVTLSEAAMLAGLPKAPSSYSPRNSRKRALARRAIVFGVLERERIADAGTIEAARRAPFKIAKREFVPTRPVDSWAVEAVRVVLDSLRTAGVIPRALNDAQLRVWTTIDRRAQLSAERAIAAGAAAIDDERRWGGFDVRGENRTQGALVALDPMNGAVRAIVGGRRVERKGFNRALRAQRQPGSTFKPFVYAAALQQGFTPATMVEDQPVEIDTGNDVWRPSNYGDSYSGRITLRDALNRSANAATVRVSRDVGVAKIAALARAQGITSDLPIVPALALGAASVTPMEITTAYAAFANGGARVVPYLIDKVEDPFGRVLWQAPPRRNRTVLAATDAFLVTSLLQSVVDRGTGRPVRDAGVRGPVAGKTGTTNDGADVWFVGYTPSLVASVWLGADRPQPLGWNASGGRLAAPVWARFLRDGWRSPEEDIAWTAPAGIETKQIDVGTGKLASDWCGPSRREFFKTGTMPTTSCENEVTWAMRDAEPPDWHEDTDGTGTVDPEMLGNAVEAVLEATQANEQLRAVSGRVMREIRRAAERERQSIERDRRNAERQQRNLPRAPAPPAAPVPPRN
- a CDS encoding DUF1501 domain-containing protein, with protein sequence MDRRVFLKGGALSLLTLGLSPSFLRRTALAMDLPRAARGKTLIVLFQRGAADALNVLVPFGDRGYYAARPQLAIPSPARGNGTGGAIDLDGYFGLHPAMASLKPLWDRGLLAPVHAVGSPSATRSHFDAQDYMETGTPDRKGTTDGWLNRYLAVKGTCESCAPGAATSPFRAVAMSAQTPRILEGSSPVVAMNAIEEFSIRTNGGDAEKRLEALYRTGNADLIHGSGSDMFEALKVLRAANPLQYKPAAGAAYPRSPFGQRLLQIAQLIKAGVGLEVAFADVGGWDTHVNQGGAQGQLANRLRDFSDAIAALVTDLGDRMGDVVILTCSEFGRTVRQNGTGGTDHGHAGAMFVLGGALGSARKVHGRWPGLAPEQLYEGRDLALTTDFRAVFSEIANKHLGATDTSTMFPGYTGSAKDWLGVLG
- a CDS encoding DUF1800 domain-containing protein, with the translated sequence MPLCFAKSRQTVQNAVGRRSSLLVTRGWHRLVWPVCSAAWLLSGCASPAGGTSATGQVLEGAAPERLSAEARLPREQTADQQVQHVLHRLAFGPRPGDVEAVRRFGVDAWIEQQLHPERLPDSVTTALMGRYQTVSMTAEQLLAEYPPANVALAALARRGNGVVSAEDSARLRQQARRSTQFLGELASSRVARAVVSERQLEEVLVDFWENHFNVFAGKDRTRYFLTDYDRTIRQHALGNFRALLGAVAKSPAMLYYLDNWQSVADSGRPTLQPVRANARAGSRAAQRRADVARQRVMDRMAQNPALQQLAQRRRGLNENYARELMELHTLGVDGGYTQQDVIAVAQALTGWTLERGAQGGGFVFRGQVHDAGAKTILGKSFPAGRGVEEGEAVLDLLASRPQTATFIASKLARRLVSDTPPPALVARAAATFRRTDGDIRETVRTIVTSPEFFSTAAYRAKVKSPFELVASTLRALQAPADGTPRTAQVVSRLGQPIFGHQAPNGYPEVGSAWMNTGAILNRINFGLTVASGRMAGVRLAQWPSYRTLASLNREAQVEGVIRDLLGGAVSSDTRQVLMTGTNPFLAARGAGTDTLLTDPDDDEPRMTPAARRATVAPTGLALIVGLALGAPEFQRR